In the genome of Fusobacterium necrogenes, one region contains:
- a CDS encoding NAD(P)H-dependent oxidoreductase codes for MNSQLKSLILMGFLGLGVIGLYNYINKEEKVEIKIINSNNYSSTLSEKEREKLDGITSASVVPASYVSKYIPHGFTNSNKKKALFVVGDNRDNSILFDMVYTSMKYFEENGIEVEIRDLYKMNFNPILHPDEFYSQKDGVGATPEDVIIEQNFITKADYIIFAYPNWHDSATSIVKGYQERIFGKKFAYDFNSDGHIGLLNGKSIFTIMNCGYLGGGRGFIGDGVGIEDKKWDNYMKAYKVFDDDMANWWGMKNLGRFVNDRYPKPSTQEYLKELNLLRNDLKNYLNQKFFNYEI; via the coding sequence ATGAATAGTCAACTAAAAAGTTTAATTTTAATGGGATTTTTAGGTTTAGGGGTAATTGGACTTTACAACTATATAAATAAAGAAGAGAAAGTAGAAATTAAAATAATTAATTCTAATAATTATAGTTCTACTCTTTCAGAAAAAGAGAGAGAAAAATTAGACGGAATAACATCTGCTTCAGTAGTTCCAGCTTCTTATGTTTCAAAATACATACCTCATGGATTTACAAACTCTAATAAGAAAAAAGCTCTCTTTGTAGTAGGAGATAATAGAGATAACTCTATACTTTTTGATATGGTATATACCTCTATGAAATATTTTGAAGAAAATGGTATAGAGGTAGAGATTAGAGATTTATATAAAATGAATTTTAACCCTATTTTACATCCCGATGAGTTTTATTCTCAAAAAGATGGGGTAGGAGCTACTCCTGAAGATGTAATCATTGAACAAAATTTTATTACAAAAGCCGATTATATAATATTTGCTTACCCTAACTGGCACGATAGTGCTACTTCTATAGTAAAGGGATATCAGGAAAGAATTTTTGGAAAAAAATTTGCATACGACTTTAATTCTGATGGACATATAGGACTACTTAATGGAAAATCTATTTTTACTATAATGAATTGTGGATATTTAGGTGGAGGAAGAGGGTTCATTGGAGATGGAGTAGGAATAGAAGATAAAAAATGGGATAATTATATGAAAGCTTATAAAGTTTTTGATGATGACATGGCAAATTGGTGGGGAATGAAAAATTTAGGTAGATTTGTAAATGATAGATATCCTAAACCTTCAACTCAAGAGTATTTAAAAGAATTAAATTTACTTAGAAATGATTTAAAAAATTATCTTAATCAAAAATTCTTTAATTATGAAATCTAA
- a CDS encoding M48 family metallopeptidase — translation MKNITIRINSDGEVLVSAPIKVPNSYIESLLKEKEKWIREKIALIEERKKLETKFEEGDKFYYLGFPYIIKIEISPQERCEIKDNNFIISLKENSFEKRKKLINQWIYDNFYPYVINRTMEIGKSIGYSPKVIKFRDMKTRWGSCNTLSRSITFNHQLYKKSKDIIDYVILHELSHIPYPHHQKEFWDFVEKYMPSWKEKRKQLRNNI, via the coding sequence ATGAAAAATATTACAATCAGAATAAATAGTGATGGAGAAGTTCTTGTATCTGCTCCAATAAAAGTTCCAAATTCATATATAGAATCTCTCTTAAAAGAAAAAGAAAAATGGATAAGAGAAAAAATAGCTCTAATAGAAGAGAGGAAAAAGTTAGAAACTAAGTTTGAAGAAGGAGATAAATTCTATTATCTTGGATTTCCATATATTATCAAGATAGAAATATCTCCTCAAGAAAGATGTGAGATTAAAGATAATAACTTTATAATCTCTCTTAAAGAGAATAGCTTTGAAAAGAGAAAAAAATTAATCAATCAATGGATATATGATAACTTTTATCCCTATGTTATCAATAGAACTATGGAGATAGGAAAAAGTATAGGATATTCTCCTAAAGTGATAAAATTTAGAGATATGAAGACTAGATGGGGTTCTTGTAACACTCTCTCTAGAAGTATAACCTTTAATCATCAACTCTATAAAAAGTCAAAGGATATAATTGATTATGTCATTCTTCATGAACTATCTCATATTCCATATCCACATCATCAAAAAGAATTTTGGGATTTTGTAGAAAAATATATGCCAAGTTGGAAAGAAAAAAGAAAGCAATTAAGAAATAATATTTAA
- the lepA gene encoding translation elongation factor 4, whose amino-acid sequence MLQKHKRNFSIIAHIDHGKSTIADRLLEYTGAVSKREMKEQLLDSMDLEREKGITIKAQAVTLYYKAKDGIEYELNLIDTPGHVDFIYEVSRSLSACEGALLVVDAAQGVEAQTLANVYLAIENNLEIVPVINKIDLPAADPEKVKVEIEDVIGLPADDAVMCSGKTGIGIEDLLEAIVKRIPAPNYEEDAPLKALIFDSKFDDYRGVITYVKVLDGSIKKGDKIRIWSTEKDFDVLEVGVFSPTMKPQDELSSGSVGYIITGVKTIHDTRVGDTITHTNNPCIFPLEGFKPAQSMVFAGVYPLFTDDYEDLREALEKLQLNDASLTFVPETSIALGFGFRCGFLGLLHMEIIVERLRREYNIDLISTTPSVEYRVNMDKGEVLVIDNPCEFPDGGRGRLSVEEPFIRGKVIVPKDYVGNVMELCQEKRGIFIGMDFIDENRSMLTYELPLAEIVIDFYDKLKSRTKGYASFEYELVGYKESDLVKVDILVSGKPVDAFSFIAHKDGAYSRGRAICEKLKEVIPRQQFEIPIQAALGAKVIARETIKAYRKNVIAKCYGGDITRKKKLLEKQKEGKKRMKSIGNVEIPQEAFVSVLKLND is encoded by the coding sequence ATGTTACAAAAACATAAAAGGAACTTCTCTATAATAGCTCATATAGATCATGGAAAATCTACAATAGCAGATAGATTATTAGAGTATACTGGTGCTGTTTCTAAAAGAGAGATGAAAGAGCAACTTCTTGATTCAATGGATTTGGAAAGAGAGAAGGGAATAACTATAAAAGCTCAAGCTGTAACTTTATATTATAAGGCAAAAGATGGAATAGAGTATGAATTAAACTTAATTGATACTCCAGGACACGTAGACTTTATCTATGAGGTATCAAGATCATTATCAGCTTGCGAGGGAGCTTTACTAGTAGTAGATGCTGCTCAAGGAGTAGAGGCTCAAACTTTAGCTAACGTATATTTAGCAATAGAGAATAATCTTGAGATAGTACCTGTAATCAATAAAATAGATTTACCAGCAGCTGATCCAGAAAAAGTAAAAGTTGAGATAGAGGATGTTATTGGACTTCCAGCTGATGATGCTGTAATGTGTTCAGGTAAGACAGGAATAGGTATTGAAGATTTATTAGAAGCAATAGTAAAGAGAATACCAGCTCCAAATTATGAAGAGGATGCTCCTTTAAAAGCTTTAATATTCGACTCTAAATTTGATGATTATAGAGGGGTAATCACATATGTAAAAGTTTTAGATGGAAGTATTAAAAAGGGAGATAAAATTAGAATCTGGTCAACAGAGAAAGATTTTGATGTTTTAGAGGTTGGAGTATTTTCTCCTACTATGAAACCTCAAGATGAGCTTTCTTCTGGTTCAGTTGGATATATAATAACAGGAGTTAAAACAATACATGATACAAGAGTAGGAGATACTATCACTCATACAAATAACCCTTGTATATTCCCATTAGAGGGATTTAAACCAGCTCAGTCAATGGTATTTGCTGGAGTATATCCATTATTTACAGATGACTATGAAGATTTAAGAGAGGCATTAGAAAAATTACAATTAAATGATGCTTCATTAACATTTGTACCTGAGACATCAATAGCTCTAGGATTTGGATTTAGATGTGGATTCTTAGGATTACTACATATGGAGATTATAGTTGAAAGACTTAGAAGAGAGTACAATATAGACTTGATTTCTACTACACCATCAGTTGAGTATAGAGTAAATATGGATAAGGGCGAGGTACTTGTAATAGATAACCCTTGTGAATTCCCAGATGGTGGAAGAGGGAGATTATCAGTAGAGGAACCATTTATAAGAGGTAAGGTAATAGTTCCTAAGGACTATGTAGGAAATGTGATGGAACTTTGTCAAGAGAAGAGAGGGATATTTATAGGTATGGACTTTATTGATGAAAATAGATCAATGCTTACCTATGAATTACCACTTGCAGAGATAGTGATAGATTTCTATGATAAATTAAAATCAAGAACTAAAGGATATGCTTCATTTGAATATGAATTAGTAGGATATAAGGAATCAGACTTAGTTAAGGTAGATATACTTGTATCTGGAAAACCTGTGGATGCTTTCTCATTTATAGCTCATAAAGATGGCGCTTACAGTAGAGGAAGAGCTATCTGTGAAAAATTAAAAGAGGTTATCCCAAGACAACAATTTGAAATACCTATACAAGCAGCACTAGGAGCAAAGGTTATAGCAAGAGAGACTATCAAGGCATATAGAAAGAACGTTATAGCTAAATGTTATGGTGGAGATATCACAAGAAAGAAAAAACTTCTTGAAAAACAAAAAGAGGGTAAAAAGAGAATGAAGAGTATAGGAAATGTTGAGATCCCTCAAGAAGCTTTCGTATCAGTATTAAAATTAAATGATTAA